One stretch of Zingiber officinale cultivar Zhangliang chromosome 6B, Zo_v1.1, whole genome shotgun sequence DNA includes these proteins:
- the LOC121992143 gene encoding acetylornithine deacetylase-like, protein MALPSRSSLSSASLKETLGDLDRDSYVALLSKIIGEARHVQNNPPDLIPKEDRVARHVLDVLLPLSTTTGGGPLIVSHVSYVEGRGNIIVEYPGTEPARILSFVGCHMDVVTADPNDWEFDPFSLSVDGDKLRGRGTTDCLGHVALVTELMKRIGERKPKLKNTVIAVFIANEENSSVLGVGVDALVKDGLLDKLKAGPLFWIDTADKQPCIGTGGMIAWKLRTTGKLFHSGLPHKAINPLELSMEALKEIQSRFYRDFPPHPKEEVYGFATPSTMKPTQWSYPGGGINQIPAECTISGDVRVTPFYSVENVIKKLEEYVDDINANIEKLGTRGPVSKYVLPDENLRGRLTITFDEAMTSGVACNLDSRGFHVLCKATEEVVGLVKPYSITGSLPLIRELQDEGFDVQTAGYGIMATYHARNEYCLFSDMRQGFGVFVSIILQLEADSD, encoded by the exons ATGGCGTTGCCGTCCCGCTCCTCCCTCTCCTCTGCTTCACTCAAGGAGACTTTGGGCGACCTCGATCGCGACTCCTACGTCGCTCTCCTCTCCAAGATCATCGGCGAGGCGCGCCACGTCCAGAACAACCCCCCAGACCTGATCCCCAAGGAGGACCGCGTCGCTCGCCACGTCCTCGATGTCCTCCTCCCACTTAGCACCACCACCGGCGGCGGCCCCCTCATCGTCTCCCATGTCTCCTACGTCGAGGGCCGCGGTAACATAATCGTCGAGTACCCTGGCACTGAACCTGCACGCATCCTCTCCTTCGTCGGCTGCCACATGGACGTCGTCACCGCTGACCCCAACGATTGG GAGTTCGATCCCTTCTCCCTGAGCGTGGATGGGGATAAGCTTCGGGGGCGGGGAACCACCGATTGCCTTGGGCATGTGGCGCTGGTGACGGAGCTGATGAAAAGGATCGGAGAGAGGAAGCCCAAACTCAAGAACACGGTGATCGCTGTGTTCATTGCCAACGAGGAGAACTCATCGGTGTTGGGAGTCGGTGTTGATGCCCTCGTTAAAGACGGTCTGCTTGATAAGCTAAAGGCCGGACCTTT GTTTTGGATTGACACAGCGGATAAGCAACCTTGTATTGGTACCGGGGGCATGATAGCATGGAAACTCCGAACTACTGGAAAACTTTTCCATAGCGGTCTTCCTCACAAG GCGATCAATCCGCTAGAGTTATCCATGGAAGCACTTAAAGAAATTCAATCAAGGTTTTACAGAGACTTCCCTCCACATCCAAAGGAAGAGGTCTATGGCTTTGCCACGCCTTCTACTATGAAACCAACCCAATGGAGTT ATCCTGGAGGTGGAATCAATCAGATTCCAGCTGAATGTACAATATCAGGGGATGTGCG GGTAACTCCTTTCTACAG TGTTGAAAACGTAATCAAGAAATTAGAGgagtatgtagatgacataaatGCCAATATAGAGAAGCTAGGCACTCGTGGTCCTGTGTCTAAATATGTTCTTCCAGATGAGAATTTGAGGGGAAG GCTTACAATAACTTTTGATGAAGCTATGACATCAGGGGTTGCTTGTAATCTTGATTCTCGTGGCTTTCATGTCTTGTGTAAAGCAACTGAGGAAGTTGTTGGGCTTGTGAAGCCATACTCGATCACTGGAAGTCTGCCACTGATTAGAGAATTACag GATGAAGGTTTCGATGTTCAAACGGCTGGCTATG GGATAATGGCAACGTACCATGCCCGGAACGAGTACTGCCTGTTTTCTGATATGCGCCAAGGTTTTGGTGTCTTTGTGAGCATCATCTTGCAGTTGGAAGCAGATAGTGATTAG
- the LOC121992144 gene encoding uncharacterized sugar kinase slr0537-like — protein MALPSHLFLSSPPSSSFSPPPLAPLRRMPVSQQLVFSTGRPRLRHRCFFGGNVGHRGECFSVTRSTGVSEAESGCCGDGFRDEEDEEETVDDEVEQGEDDDLLTSIAPERWDVLGLGQAMVDFSGMVDDEFLERVGIEKGTRKVVNHEERGRVLRAMDGCSYKAAAGGSLSNTLVALARLGSRSASGPNLNVAMAGSIGSDPLGGFYRAKLCRANVNFLSKPVKDGTTGTVIVLTTPDAQRTMLAYQGRSSTIDYDPYLASLVSKTNILVIEGYLFEFPHTIKTIALACEEAHRSGALIAITASDVSCIKRCYDDFWEIIGNYADIVFANSNEAIAFSGFSTNSPMSAAKYLSHFVPLVSVTDGPRGSFIGVKDEAIYIPPFPCIPVDTCGAGDAYASGILYGILRGASDLKGMGTLASRVAAVVVGQQGTRLRVQDACRLAECFTFHLESSKVFHDVGSDQISSL, from the exons ATGGCGCTTCCCTctcatctcttcctctcctcccctccctcctcttccttctcccctCCTCCTCTTGCCCCTCTACGCCGCATGCCTGTTTCCCAGCAGCTTGTTTTCAGTACAGGAAGACCTAGGCTACGGCATCGTTGTTTTTTCGGTGGGAACGTAGGTCACCGAGGCGAATGCTTTAGTGTTACTCGTTCTACAGGTGTAAGCGAAGCGGAGAGTGGTTGCTGCGGCGACGGTTTTCGAGACGAGGAGGATGAGGAGGAGACGGTCGACGACGaagtggagcaaggtgaagatgatgaCTTGTTGACTTCGATAGCGCCGGAGAGATGGGATGTGTTGGGCCTAGGCCAAGCCATG GTAGATTTTTCGGGCATGGTGGATGACGAATTCCTAGAAAGAGTAGGCATAGAGAAAGGGACAAGGAAAGTTGTCAACCATGAGGAAAGAGGGAGGGTTTTGCGAGCCATGGATGGTTGCAGTTACAAGGCTGCTGCTGGGGGTTCTCTCTCTAATACACTTGTGGCTTTAGCAAGGTTAGGCAGCCGGTCTGCGAGTGGTCCAAACTTGAATGTTGCTATGGCAGGCAGTATTGGTAGTGATCCGCTTGGAGGTTTTTACAG GGCAAAACTTTGTCGTGCAAATGTTAATTTCCTTTCTAAGCCTGTGAAGGATGGAACAACTGGGACGGTTATAGTTCTAACTACTCCAGATGCCCAACGAACGATGCTTGCATATCAG GGAAGATCATCAACCATTGACTATGACCCGTATTTGGCTAGTTTAGTCTCTAAAACAAATATACTTGTCATTGAGGGGTACCTATTTGAGTTTCCTCATACTATCAAAACAATTGCACTGGCCTGTGAGGAAGCTCATCGAAGTGGTGCACTTATTGCTATAACTGCATCTGATGTCTCTTGTATTAAGAGATGTTATGACGATTTTTG GGAAATCATAGGGAATTATGCCGACATTGTGTTTGCCAACAGCAATGAAGCAATAGCCTTTTCTGGTTTCTCCACAAACAGCCCAATGTCAGCTGCTAAATACCTGAGTCATTTTGTACCGCTGGTGTCGGTCACAGATGGGCCTCGAGGTTCCTTCATTGGTGTGAAGGATGAAGCAATATACATACCTCCATTTCCGTGTATACCAGTGGACACATGTGGAGCAGGTGATGCATATGCATCAGGCATCTTGTATGGTATCCTCAGAGGGGCCTCGGATTTGAAAGGGATGGGAACGCTAGCTTCTCGTGTGGCTGCTGTGGTGGTTGGACAGCAGGGTACTCGGCTTCGGGTTCAAGATGCCTGCAGATTGGCCGAGTGCTTTACCTTTCATCTTGAAAGCTCAAAGGTTTTTCATGATGTTGGGTCTGACCAAATCTCCAGCTTATGA